A single window of Crassostrea angulata isolate pt1a10 chromosome 8, ASM2561291v2, whole genome shotgun sequence DNA harbors:
- the LOC128158759 gene encoding uncharacterized protein LOC128158759: MDPHSSAQDVPRCDLCETAIVHSYCDFCHFNLCKPCVVDHISDGYDKHKIVPFKERRSTLIYPTCEIHPHKNCDFQCEDCRNIFVCSSCTASKQHKGHNFVEVTDVYKTKKEVIKKDTKDLKNHIAPKYEEIARNLENQLANLDGGYEKLTSAMSKQGEQWHREIDIVIKKMKTEISEIKVKHRDILQKHLNEIKQIQFLIKETLQTIRKIEKSTEVSSTIEYSSKIREFSKFPPKVQVSMPTFIPKPIDREKLYSLFGQITPLSTATEENVLSLNQPKTSVRELLDEPELVVTQQTGYKKLYNVACLNEDRIWTCGETNDIKCFNSKGSLVRTFKIKSEKMPNDVAVNSDGELLYCYGTDGTVNIVKNGQIEELIRLPEWTPINLCVTSTGDLLVTMYSDDETQSKVVRYSGSTKKQTIQFDDEGKLLYSGNDIIKYITENRNHDICVADWEAGAVVVVNQDGKLRWRYTGHPSVTKNEPFKPYGITTDSQSHILTVDGYNHCIHILDQIGQFLHYIDNCDLKDPTGLCVDNNDNLFVCEFYEGNVKKINYLK, from the coding sequence ATGGATCCTCATTCTAGTGCCCAGGATGTACCccgatgtgacctttgtgagaccgccatagtacacagctactgtgacttttgtcatTTCAACCTCTGCAAGCCCTGTGTAGTAGATCACATCTCAGATGGATacgacaaacataaaatagtccCTTTCAAGGAACGAAGatcaacccttatttatccaACATGTGAAATACATCCACACAAGAATTGTGATTTTCAGTGTGAGGATTGCagaaacatttttgtttgttcttcctGTACTGCATCTAAACAGCACAAGGGTCATAACTTTGTAGAAGTTACAGACGTTTACAAGACAAAGAAAGAAGTTATTAAAAAAGACACAAAAGACTTGAAGAATCATATTGCCCCTAAGTATGAAGAAATTGCACGCAACTTGGAAAATCAGCTTGCCAACCTGGATGGAGGATATGAGAAACTTACATCAGCAATGTCCAAACAAGGAGAgcaatggcacagagaaatcgaCATCGTCatcaagaaaatgaaaactgaaatcagCGAGATAAAAGTGAAACACAGAGACATTTTACAGAAACACTTgaatgaaatcaaacagatacaGTTTCTcataaaagaaacattacagACCATAAGGAAAATCGAAAAATCCACTGAAGTATCTTCAACCATTGAATACAGCTCTAAGATCAGAGAGTTCAGCAAGTTTCCACCCAAGGTTCAGGTATCAATGCCAACATTCATTCCAAAACCAATAGACCGTGAGAAGCTGTATAGTTTGTTTGGACAGATCACTCCATTATCTACTGCtacagaagaaaatgttttgtcACTAAACCAACCCAAAACTTCAGTCAGAGAACTACTGGATGAACCAGAGCTAGTTGTCACACAACAGACTGGGTATAAAAAACTATACAATGTTGCCTGTCTAAATGAAGACAGGATTTGGACGTGTGGAGAGACCAATGATATCAAATGCTTCAACAGTAAAGGTTCACTCGTACggacatttaaaataaaatcagagAAAATGCCTAATGATGTAGCTGTAAACAGTGATGGGGAACTACTGTACTGTTATGGGACGGATGGGACAGTGAACATAGTAAAGAATGGACAGATAGAAGAGTTGATCAGATTACCAGAGTGGACACCTATTAATCTGTGTGTCACCTCTACTGGTGATCTCCTGGTTACCATGTACAGTGATGATGAAACTCAATCCAAAGTTGTCCGTTATTCGGGATCTACAAAGAAACAAACCATTCAATTTGATGATGAAGGTAAACTTCTTTACTCGGGGAATGATATAATTAAATACATCACAgagaacagaaaccatgacatctgtgtagctgactGGGAGGctggtgcagtagtggtggttaaTCAGGACGGGAAACTCAGATGGAGGTACACCGGTCATCCCTCAGTTACAAAGAACGAACCATTTAAACCCTAtggtatcacaacagacagtcagAGTCATATCTTAACAGTAGACGGTTACAACCATTGTATCCACATTCTGGATCAGATTGGACAGTTTCTCcattacattgataactgtgatctAAAGGATCCTactggtttatgtgtggacaacAATGACAATCTTTTTGTGTGCGAGTTTTACGAAggcaatgtaaagaaaatcaacTATTTAAAGTAG